In one Eulemur rufifrons isolate Redbay chromosome 14, OSU_ERuf_1, whole genome shotgun sequence genomic region, the following are encoded:
- the NFATC2IP gene encoding NFATC2-interacting protein isoform X2, translated as MAETVRKRGPRSRGGGVGRGARGARGGRGRRPRGGQRSPARRTLDSVLVDLVSDSDEDILEVVTARDAEDRVEVPPPEPPVRAAPPDDSDSDSDSEAGPPRELVRRRRRLLLDPGEAPVVPVYSGKVKSSLHLIPDHLSLLKLYPPGAEEEVDMADSSSPHPEDPPFPDSPWKKKLRSKDEEEEKKKKVFLEVNKRLQDLRSSLSPKQQQGQDHQSPEDEVVLVEGPILPETPRLFPLKIRCRADLVRMPVRMSEPLQSVVDHMAAHLGVSPSRILLLFGETELSPTATPRTLKLGVADIIDCVVLASSPEATETSQQLQLRVQGKEKHQMLEVSLSRDSPLKILMSHYEKAMGLSGHKLSFFFDGTKLSGRELPADLGMESGDLIEVWG; from the exons ATGGCGGAGACGGTGAGGAAGCGGGGTCCGCGGTCCCGAGGTGGCGGCGTCGGCCGAGGAGCTCGGGGGGCCCGGGGCGGCCGGGGCCGTCGTCCTCGCGGCGGCCAGCGATCTCCAGCCCGGCGCACTCTGGACTCTGTGCTTGTGGACTTGGTCAGCGACAGCGATGAGGATATCCTGGAGGTCGTAACTGCGCGCGATGCCGAGGACCGGGTTGAGGTTCCGCCCCCGGAGCCCCCAGTGCGAGCCGCTCCCCCGGACGACAGCGACAGCGACAGTGACAGTGAAGCAGGGCCCCCGCGGGAACTGgtcaggcggcggcggcggctgctgctgGATCCTGGGGAGGCACCGGTGGTTCCAGTGTACTCCGGGAAG GTGAAAAGCAGCCTCCACCTCATCCCAGATCACCTATCCCTCCTGAAACTCTACCCCCCAGGGGCTGAAGAAG AGGTGGACATGGCAGATTCTAGCAGCCCCCACCCTGAGGATCCCCCATTTCCAGACTCTCCctggaagaagaaactgaggagtAAGgatgaagaagaagagaagaaaaagaaggtgtTTCT GGAGGTGAACAAGCGCCTCCAGGATCTCCGTTCCTCCCTGAGCCCCAAGCAGCAGCAGGGCCAAGACCACCAGAGCCCAGAGGATGAGGTGGTCCTAGTGGAGGGGCCCATCCTCCCAGAAACTCCCCGACTCTTCCCGCTCAAAATCCGGTGCCGGGCTGACCTGGTCAGAATGCCTGTCAGAATG TCGGAGCCCCTGCAGAGTGTGGTGGACCACATGGCCGCCCATCTCGGGGTGTCCCCAAGCAGGATCCTCTTACTCTTTGGAGAGACAGAGCTGTCCCCCACGGCCACCCCCAGAACCCTAAAGCTTGGTGTGGCTGACATCATTG ACTGTGTGGTGCTAGCAAGTTCTCCAGAGGCCACAGAGACATCCCAACAGCTCCAGCTCCGGGTTCAGGGGAAGGAGAAACACCAGATGCTGGAGGTCTCGCTGTCTCGA gaCTCTCCTCTCAAGATCCTCATGTCCCACTATGAGAAGGCCATGGGACTGTCAGGACACAAGCTCTCCTTCTTCTTCGATGGGACAAAGCTTTCAGGCAGGGAGCTGCCGGCTGATCTGGGCATGGAATCTGGGGACCTCATTGAGGTCTGGGGCTGA
- the NFATC2IP gene encoding NFATC2-interacting protein isoform X4 — protein MAETVRKRGPRSRGGGVGRGARGARGGRGRRPRGGQRSPARRTLDSVLVDLVSDSDEDILEVVTARDAEDRVEVPPPEPPVRAAPPDDSDSDSDSEAGPPRELVRRRRRLLLDPGEAPVVPVYSGKVKSSLHLIPDHLSLLKLYPPGAEEEVDMADSSSPHPEDPPFPDSPWKKKLRSKDEEEEKKKKVFLDRDTSPLPPPPPRTKSRKHTRALQKLREVNKRLQDLRSSLSPKQQQGQDHQSPEDEVVLVEGPILPETPRLFPLKIRCRADLVRMPVRMDSPLKILMSHYEKAMGLSGHKLSFFFDGTKLSGRELPADLGMESGDLIEVWG, from the exons ATGGCGGAGACGGTGAGGAAGCGGGGTCCGCGGTCCCGAGGTGGCGGCGTCGGCCGAGGAGCTCGGGGGGCCCGGGGCGGCCGGGGCCGTCGTCCTCGCGGCGGCCAGCGATCTCCAGCCCGGCGCACTCTGGACTCTGTGCTTGTGGACTTGGTCAGCGACAGCGATGAGGATATCCTGGAGGTCGTAACTGCGCGCGATGCCGAGGACCGGGTTGAGGTTCCGCCCCCGGAGCCCCCAGTGCGAGCCGCTCCCCCGGACGACAGCGACAGCGACAGTGACAGTGAAGCAGGGCCCCCGCGGGAACTGgtcaggcggcggcggcggctgctgctgGATCCTGGGGAGGCACCGGTGGTTCCAGTGTACTCCGGGAAG GTGAAAAGCAGCCTCCACCTCATCCCAGATCACCTATCCCTCCTGAAACTCTACCCCCCAGGGGCTGAAGAAG AGGTGGACATGGCAGATTCTAGCAGCCCCCACCCTGAGGATCCCCCATTTCCAGACTCTCCctggaagaagaaactgaggagtAAGgatgaagaagaagagaagaaaaagaaggtgtTTCT GGATCGAGACACCTCTCCATTGCCCCCACCTCCGCCAAGGACCAAAAGCAGGAAGCATACTCGAGCACTCCAGAAGTTAAG GGAGGTGAACAAGCGCCTCCAGGATCTCCGTTCCTCCCTGAGCCCCAAGCAGCAGCAGGGCCAAGACCACCAGAGCCCAGAGGATGAGGTGGTCCTAGTGGAGGGGCCCATCCTCCCAGAAACTCCCCGACTCTTCCCGCTCAAAATCCGGTGCCGGGCTGACCTGGTCAGAATGCCTGTCAGAATG gaCTCTCCTCTCAAGATCCTCATGTCCCACTATGAGAAGGCCATGGGACTGTCAGGACACAAGCTCTCCTTCTTCTTCGATGGGACAAAGCTTTCAGGCAGGGAGCTGCCGGCTGATCTGGGCATGGAATCTGGGGACCTCATTGAGGTCTGGGGCTGA
- the CD19 gene encoding B-lymphocyte antigen CD19 isoform X3, producing the protein MPPPLLLFFLLFLALMGVRPQEPWRVKVEGELFRWNASDLQDLDCSLGNRSSEDPRPSSDHPNSPQLYVWANDRPEIWKGEPKCAPPRDSLNKSFSQDLTMAPGSTLWLSCGVPRDVVARSRISWTHVHPKKHKFSLLSLNLTEGQPARDMWVLGTGLLLPQATAQDADIYYCHHGNLTISMHLEIIARPALWHWLLRTGGWKVPIVTLIYLIFCLGSLLGFLHLQRALILRRKRKRMTDPTRRFFKMTPPPGSGPQNQYGNVLFLPTPTSGMGRAQRWAAGLGGATRSHGNLRSDVQEAGAAGSRSPPGAGPEQEEGEGFEEPDSKEGSQCYENDSNLGQDQLSQDGSGYENPEDEPLGPEDEDSFSSDAESYENEDEELAQPVARTMDFLSPHGSAWDPSREAASLGSQSYEDMRGILYAAPQLRSLRGQPGPDHEEDADSYENMDNPDGPEPSWGGGGHMGSWSTR; encoded by the exons AtgccacctcctctcctcctcttctttctcctcttccttgccCTCATGGGGGTCAGGCCCCAGGAACCGTGGCGGGTGAAGGTGGAAG GGGAGCTGTTCCGGTGGAATGCTTCAGACCTACAGGACCTAGACTGTAGCCTGGGGAACAGATCCTCAGAGGATCCCAGGCCCTCTTCTGATCACCCCAACAGCCCCCAGCTGTATGTGTGGGCCAATGACCGCCCTGAGATCTGGAAGGGAGAGCCTAAGTGTGCCCCACCTAGGGACAGTCTGAACAAGAGCTTCAGCCAAG acctCACCATGGCCCCTGGCTCTACACTCTGGCTGTCCTGTGGGGTGCCCCGTGATGTGGTGGCCAGAAGCCGCATCTCCTGGACCCATGTGCACCCCAAGAAGCATAAGTTCTCATTGCTGAGCCTAAACCTGACGGAGGGTCAGCCAGCCAGAGATATGTGGGTCCTGGGGACTGGTCTGTTGTTGCCCCAGGCCACAGCTCAAGATGCTGACATCTATTATTGTCACCATGGTAACCTGACCATCTCGATGCACCTGGAGATCATTGCCCGGCCAG CACTATGGCACTGGCTGCTGAGGACTGGTGGCTGGAAGGTCCCAATTGTGACTTTGATTTATCTGATCTTCTGTCTGGGTTCCCTGCTGGgctttcttcatcttcaaagaG CCCTGATcctgagaaggaaaagaaagcgaATGACTGACCCCACCAGGAG GTTCTTCAAAATGACGCCTCCCCCAGGAAGCGGGCCCCAGAACCAGTATGGGAACGTGCTGTTCCTTCCCACGCCCACCTCCGGCATGG GACGCGCCCAGCGTTGGGCGGCAGGCCTGGGGGGCGCAACACGGTCCCACGGAAACCTGCGCAGTGACGTCCAGGAGGCTGGAGCCGCGGGGTCCCGGAGCCCTCCCGGAGCCG gcccagaacaggaggaaggggagggcttTGAGGAGCCAGACAGCAAGGAGGGCTCTCAGTGCTACGAGAACGACTCTAACCTTGGGCAGGACCAGCTCTCCCAGG ATGGCAGCGGCTATGAGAACCCTGAGGATGAGCCCTTGGGTCCTGAGGATGAAGACTCTTTCTCCTCTGATG CTGAATCTTACGAGAACGAGGATGAAGAGCTGGCCCAGCCAGTTGCCAGGACAATGG aCTTCCTGAGCCCCCATGGGTCTGCCTGGGACCCCAGCCGGGAAGCAGCCTCCCTTG GGTCCCAGTCCTATGAGGACATGAGAGGGATCCTGTATGCAGCCCCGCAGCTCCGCTCCCTCCGGGGCCAGCCTGGTCCTGATCATGAGGAAG ATGCAGACTCTTACGAGAACATGGACAATCCCGATGGGCCAGAGCCATCATGGGGAGGTGGTGGCCACATGGGGAGCTGGAGCACCAGGTGA
- the NFATC2IP gene encoding NFATC2-interacting protein isoform X1 — protein sequence MAETVRKRGPRSRGGGVGRGARGARGGRGRRPRGGQRSPARRTLDSVLVDLVSDSDEDILEVVTARDAEDRVEVPPPEPPVRAAPPDDSDSDSDSEAGPPRELVRRRRRLLLDPGEAPVVPVYSGKVKSSLHLIPDHLSLLKLYPPGAEEEVDMADSSSPHPEDPPFPDSPWKKKLRSKDEEEEKKKKVFLDRDTSPLPPPPPRTKSRKHTRALQKLREVNKRLQDLRSSLSPKQQQGQDHQSPEDEVVLVEGPILPETPRLFPLKIRCRADLVRMPVRMSEPLQSVVDHMAAHLGVSPSRILLLFGETELSPTATPRTLKLGVADIIDCVVLASSPEATETSQQLQLRVQGKEKHQMLEVSLSRDSPLKILMSHYEKAMGLSGHKLSFFFDGTKLSGRELPADLGMESGDLIEVWG from the exons ATGGCGGAGACGGTGAGGAAGCGGGGTCCGCGGTCCCGAGGTGGCGGCGTCGGCCGAGGAGCTCGGGGGGCCCGGGGCGGCCGGGGCCGTCGTCCTCGCGGCGGCCAGCGATCTCCAGCCCGGCGCACTCTGGACTCTGTGCTTGTGGACTTGGTCAGCGACAGCGATGAGGATATCCTGGAGGTCGTAACTGCGCGCGATGCCGAGGACCGGGTTGAGGTTCCGCCCCCGGAGCCCCCAGTGCGAGCCGCTCCCCCGGACGACAGCGACAGCGACAGTGACAGTGAAGCAGGGCCCCCGCGGGAACTGgtcaggcggcggcggcggctgctgctgGATCCTGGGGAGGCACCGGTGGTTCCAGTGTACTCCGGGAAG GTGAAAAGCAGCCTCCACCTCATCCCAGATCACCTATCCCTCCTGAAACTCTACCCCCCAGGGGCTGAAGAAG AGGTGGACATGGCAGATTCTAGCAGCCCCCACCCTGAGGATCCCCCATTTCCAGACTCTCCctggaagaagaaactgaggagtAAGgatgaagaagaagagaagaaaaagaaggtgtTTCT GGATCGAGACACCTCTCCATTGCCCCCACCTCCGCCAAGGACCAAAAGCAGGAAGCATACTCGAGCACTCCAGAAGTTAAG GGAGGTGAACAAGCGCCTCCAGGATCTCCGTTCCTCCCTGAGCCCCAAGCAGCAGCAGGGCCAAGACCACCAGAGCCCAGAGGATGAGGTGGTCCTAGTGGAGGGGCCCATCCTCCCAGAAACTCCCCGACTCTTCCCGCTCAAAATCCGGTGCCGGGCTGACCTGGTCAGAATGCCTGTCAGAATG TCGGAGCCCCTGCAGAGTGTGGTGGACCACATGGCCGCCCATCTCGGGGTGTCCCCAAGCAGGATCCTCTTACTCTTTGGAGAGACAGAGCTGTCCCCCACGGCCACCCCCAGAACCCTAAAGCTTGGTGTGGCTGACATCATTG ACTGTGTGGTGCTAGCAAGTTCTCCAGAGGCCACAGAGACATCCCAACAGCTCCAGCTCCGGGTTCAGGGGAAGGAGAAACACCAGATGCTGGAGGTCTCGCTGTCTCGA gaCTCTCCTCTCAAGATCCTCATGTCCCACTATGAGAAGGCCATGGGACTGTCAGGACACAAGCTCTCCTTCTTCTTCGATGGGACAAAGCTTTCAGGCAGGGAGCTGCCGGCTGATCTGGGCATGGAATCTGGGGACCTCATTGAGGTCTGGGGCTGA
- the CD19 gene encoding B-lymphocyte antigen CD19 isoform X1 has protein sequence MPPPLLLFFLLFLALMGVRPQEPWRVKVEEGEDAVLPCLKNPPDGPPEQLAWQRGSQSEPFLELNLGLPGLGLHVGSLGVLMFIFNVSEQMGGFYLCQEWPLSEKAGQPGWTVSVEDSGELFRWNASDLQDLDCSLGNRSSEDPRPSSDHPNSPQLYVWANDRPEIWKGEPKCAPPRDSLNKSFSQDLTMAPGSTLWLSCGVPRDVVARSRISWTHVHPKKHKFSLLSLNLTEGQPARDMWVLGTGLLLPQATAQDADIYYCHHGNLTISMHLEIIARPALWHWLLRTGGWKVPIVTLIYLIFCLGSLLGFLHLQRALILRRKRKRMTDPTRRFFKMTPPPGSGPQNQYGNVLFLPTPTSGMGRAQRWAAGLGGATRSHGNLRSDVQEAGAAGSRSPPGAGPEQEEGEGFEEPDSKEGSQCYENDSNLGQDQLSQDGSGYENPEDEPLGPEDEDSFSSDAESYENEDEELAQPVARTMDFLSPHGSAWDPSREAASLGSQSYEDMRGILYAAPQLRSLRGQPGPDHEEDADSYENMDNPDGPEPSWGGGGHMGSWSTR, from the exons AtgccacctcctctcctcctcttctttctcctcttccttgccCTCATGGGGGTCAGGCCCCAGGAACCGTGGCGGGTGAAGGTGGAAG AGGGAGAAGACGCTGTGCTGCCGTGCCTCAAGAATCCTCCAGATGGTCCCCCTGAGCAGCTGGCCTGGCAGCGGGGGTCCCAGTCAGAACCCTTCTTAGAGCTGAACCTGGGGTTACCAGGCCTAGGCCTCCACGTGGGGTCCCTGGGCGTCCTGATGTTTATCTTCAACGTCTCTGAGCAGATGGGGGGCTTCTACCTGTGCCAGGAGTGGCCCCTCTCTGAGAAGGCCGGGCAGCCTGGCTGGACAGTCAGCGTGGAGGACAGCg GGGAGCTGTTCCGGTGGAATGCTTCAGACCTACAGGACCTAGACTGTAGCCTGGGGAACAGATCCTCAGAGGATCCCAGGCCCTCTTCTGATCACCCCAACAGCCCCCAGCTGTATGTGTGGGCCAATGACCGCCCTGAGATCTGGAAGGGAGAGCCTAAGTGTGCCCCACCTAGGGACAGTCTGAACAAGAGCTTCAGCCAAG acctCACCATGGCCCCTGGCTCTACACTCTGGCTGTCCTGTGGGGTGCCCCGTGATGTGGTGGCCAGAAGCCGCATCTCCTGGACCCATGTGCACCCCAAGAAGCATAAGTTCTCATTGCTGAGCCTAAACCTGACGGAGGGTCAGCCAGCCAGAGATATGTGGGTCCTGGGGACTGGTCTGTTGTTGCCCCAGGCCACAGCTCAAGATGCTGACATCTATTATTGTCACCATGGTAACCTGACCATCTCGATGCACCTGGAGATCATTGCCCGGCCAG CACTATGGCACTGGCTGCTGAGGACTGGTGGCTGGAAGGTCCCAATTGTGACTTTGATTTATCTGATCTTCTGTCTGGGTTCCCTGCTGGgctttcttcatcttcaaagaG CCCTGATcctgagaaggaaaagaaagcgaATGACTGACCCCACCAGGAG GTTCTTCAAAATGACGCCTCCCCCAGGAAGCGGGCCCCAGAACCAGTATGGGAACGTGCTGTTCCTTCCCACGCCCACCTCCGGCATGG GACGCGCCCAGCGTTGGGCGGCAGGCCTGGGGGGCGCAACACGGTCCCACGGAAACCTGCGCAGTGACGTCCAGGAGGCTGGAGCCGCGGGGTCCCGGAGCCCTCCCGGAGCCG gcccagaacaggaggaaggggagggcttTGAGGAGCCAGACAGCAAGGAGGGCTCTCAGTGCTACGAGAACGACTCTAACCTTGGGCAGGACCAGCTCTCCCAGG ATGGCAGCGGCTATGAGAACCCTGAGGATGAGCCCTTGGGTCCTGAGGATGAAGACTCTTTCTCCTCTGATG CTGAATCTTACGAGAACGAGGATGAAGAGCTGGCCCAGCCAGTTGCCAGGACAATGG aCTTCCTGAGCCCCCATGGGTCTGCCTGGGACCCCAGCCGGGAAGCAGCCTCCCTTG GGTCCCAGTCCTATGAGGACATGAGAGGGATCCTGTATGCAGCCCCGCAGCTCCGCTCCCTCCGGGGCCAGCCTGGTCCTGATCATGAGGAAG ATGCAGACTCTTACGAGAACATGGACAATCCCGATGGGCCAGAGCCATCATGGGGAGGTGGTGGCCACATGGGGAGCTGGAGCACCAGGTGA
- the NFATC2IP gene encoding NFATC2-interacting protein isoform X3: protein MAETVRKRGPRSRGGGVGRGARGARGGRGRRPRGGQRSPARRTLDSVLVDLVSDSDEDILEVVTARDAEDRVEVPPPEPPVRAAPPDDSDSDSDSEAGPPRELVRRRRRLLLDPGEAPVVPVYSGKVKSSLHLIPDHLSLLKLYPPGAEEEVDMADSSSPHPEDPPFPDSPWKKKLRSKDEEEEKKKKVFLDRDTSPLPPPPPRTKSRKHTRALQKLREVNKRLQDLRSSLSPKQQQGQDHQSPEDEVVLVEGPILPETPRLFPLKIRCRADLVRMPVRMVNMMTLTAEELSKYLRPETCVWGGGMGVGGVGNVKAGRSPLLLVPIPSRSPCRVWWTTWPPISGCPQAGSSYSLERQSCPPRPPPEP from the exons ATGGCGGAGACGGTGAGGAAGCGGGGTCCGCGGTCCCGAGGTGGCGGCGTCGGCCGAGGAGCTCGGGGGGCCCGGGGCGGCCGGGGCCGTCGTCCTCGCGGCGGCCAGCGATCTCCAGCCCGGCGCACTCTGGACTCTGTGCTTGTGGACTTGGTCAGCGACAGCGATGAGGATATCCTGGAGGTCGTAACTGCGCGCGATGCCGAGGACCGGGTTGAGGTTCCGCCCCCGGAGCCCCCAGTGCGAGCCGCTCCCCCGGACGACAGCGACAGCGACAGTGACAGTGAAGCAGGGCCCCCGCGGGAACTGgtcaggcggcggcggcggctgctgctgGATCCTGGGGAGGCACCGGTGGTTCCAGTGTACTCCGGGAAG GTGAAAAGCAGCCTCCACCTCATCCCAGATCACCTATCCCTCCTGAAACTCTACCCCCCAGGGGCTGAAGAAG AGGTGGACATGGCAGATTCTAGCAGCCCCCACCCTGAGGATCCCCCATTTCCAGACTCTCCctggaagaagaaactgaggagtAAGgatgaagaagaagagaagaaaaagaaggtgtTTCT GGATCGAGACACCTCTCCATTGCCCCCACCTCCGCCAAGGACCAAAAGCAGGAAGCATACTCGAGCACTCCAGAAGTTAAG GGAGGTGAACAAGCGCCTCCAGGATCTCCGTTCCTCCCTGAGCCCCAAGCAGCAGCAGGGCCAAGACCACCAGAGCCCAGAGGATGAGGTGGTCCTAGTGGAGGGGCCCATCCTCCCAGAAACTCCCCGACTCTTCCCGCTCAAAATCCGGTGCCGGGCTGACCTGGTCAGAATGCCTGTCAGAATG GTAAATATGATGACACTCACAGCTGAGGAGCTCAGCAAGTACTTAAGGCCAGAAACTTGTGTTTGGGGAGGTggtatgggggtgggaggggtggggaatgtCAAGGCAGGAAGGTCTCCTTTGCTTCTTGTCCCCATCCCCAGTCGGAGCCCCTGCAGAGTGTGGTGGACCACATGGCCGCCCATCTCGGGGTGTCCCCAAGCAGGATCCTCTTACTCTTTGGAGAGACAGAGCTGTCCCCCACGGCCACCCCCAGAACCCTAA
- the CD19 gene encoding B-lymphocyte antigen CD19 isoform X2: MPPPLLLFFLLFLALMGVRPQEPWRVKVEEGEDAVLPCLKNPPDGPPEQLAWQRGSQSEPFLELNLGLPGLGLHVGSLGVLMFIFNVSEQMGGFYLCQEWPLSEKAGQPGWTVSVEDSGELFRWNASDLQDLDCSLGNRSSEDPRPSSDHPNSPQLYVWANDRPEIWKGEPKCAPPRDSLNKSFSQDLTMAPGSTLWLSCGVPRDVVARSRISWTHVHPKKHKFSLLSLNLTEGQPARDMWVLGTGLLLPQATAQDADIYYCHHGNLTISMHLEIIARPALWHWLLRTGGWKVPIVTLIYLIFCLGSLLGFLHLQRALILRRKRKRMTDPTRRFFKMTPPPGSGPQNQYGNVLFLPTPTSGMGRAQRWAAGLGGATRSHGNLRSDVQEAGAAGSRSPPGAGPEQEEGEGFEEPDSKEGSQCYENDSNLGQDQLSQDGSGYENPEDEPLGPEDEDSFSSDAESYENEDEELAQPVARTMDFLSPHGSAWDPSREAASLAGSQSYEDMRGILYAAPQLRSLRGQPGPDHEEDADSYENMDNPDGPEPSWGGGGHMGSWSTR; encoded by the exons AtgccacctcctctcctcctcttctttctcctcttccttgccCTCATGGGGGTCAGGCCCCAGGAACCGTGGCGGGTGAAGGTGGAAG AGGGAGAAGACGCTGTGCTGCCGTGCCTCAAGAATCCTCCAGATGGTCCCCCTGAGCAGCTGGCCTGGCAGCGGGGGTCCCAGTCAGAACCCTTCTTAGAGCTGAACCTGGGGTTACCAGGCCTAGGCCTCCACGTGGGGTCCCTGGGCGTCCTGATGTTTATCTTCAACGTCTCTGAGCAGATGGGGGGCTTCTACCTGTGCCAGGAGTGGCCCCTCTCTGAGAAGGCCGGGCAGCCTGGCTGGACAGTCAGCGTGGAGGACAGCg GGGAGCTGTTCCGGTGGAATGCTTCAGACCTACAGGACCTAGACTGTAGCCTGGGGAACAGATCCTCAGAGGATCCCAGGCCCTCTTCTGATCACCCCAACAGCCCCCAGCTGTATGTGTGGGCCAATGACCGCCCTGAGATCTGGAAGGGAGAGCCTAAGTGTGCCCCACCTAGGGACAGTCTGAACAAGAGCTTCAGCCAAG acctCACCATGGCCCCTGGCTCTACACTCTGGCTGTCCTGTGGGGTGCCCCGTGATGTGGTGGCCAGAAGCCGCATCTCCTGGACCCATGTGCACCCCAAGAAGCATAAGTTCTCATTGCTGAGCCTAAACCTGACGGAGGGTCAGCCAGCCAGAGATATGTGGGTCCTGGGGACTGGTCTGTTGTTGCCCCAGGCCACAGCTCAAGATGCTGACATCTATTATTGTCACCATGGTAACCTGACCATCTCGATGCACCTGGAGATCATTGCCCGGCCAG CACTATGGCACTGGCTGCTGAGGACTGGTGGCTGGAAGGTCCCAATTGTGACTTTGATTTATCTGATCTTCTGTCTGGGTTCCCTGCTGGgctttcttcatcttcaaagaG CCCTGATcctgagaaggaaaagaaagcgaATGACTGACCCCACCAGGAG GTTCTTCAAAATGACGCCTCCCCCAGGAAGCGGGCCCCAGAACCAGTATGGGAACGTGCTGTTCCTTCCCACGCCCACCTCCGGCATGG GACGCGCCCAGCGTTGGGCGGCAGGCCTGGGGGGCGCAACACGGTCCCACGGAAACCTGCGCAGTGACGTCCAGGAGGCTGGAGCCGCGGGGTCCCGGAGCCCTCCCGGAGCCG gcccagaacaggaggaaggggagggcttTGAGGAGCCAGACAGCAAGGAGGGCTCTCAGTGCTACGAGAACGACTCTAACCTTGGGCAGGACCAGCTCTCCCAGG ATGGCAGCGGCTATGAGAACCCTGAGGATGAGCCCTTGGGTCCTGAGGATGAAGACTCTTTCTCCTCTGATG CTGAATCTTACGAGAACGAGGATGAAGAGCTGGCCCAGCCAGTTGCCAGGACAATGG aCTTCCTGAGCCCCCATGGGTCTGCCTGGGACCCCAGCCGGGAAGCAGCCTCCCTTG CAGGGTCCCAGTCCTATGAGGACATGAGAGGGATCCTGTATGCAGCCCCGCAGCTCCGCTCCCTCCGGGGCCAGCCTGGTCCTGATCATGAGGAAG ATGCAGACTCTTACGAGAACATGGACAATCCCGATGGGCCAGAGCCATCATGGGGAGGTGGTGGCCACATGGGGAGCTGGAGCACCAGGTGA
- the NFATC2IP gene encoding NFATC2-interacting protein isoform X5 — MAETVRKRGPRSRGGGVGRGARGARGGRGRRPRGGQRSPARRTLDSVLVDLVSDSDEDILEVVTARDAEDRVEVPPPEPPVRAAPPDDSDSDSDSEAGPPRELVRRRRRLLLDPGEAPVVPVYSGKVKSSLHLIPDHLSLLKLYPPGAEEDCVVLASSPEATETSQQLQLRVQGKEKHQMLEVSLSRDSPLKILMSHYEKAMGLSGHKLSFFFDGTKLSGRELPADLGMESGDLIEVWG, encoded by the exons ATGGCGGAGACGGTGAGGAAGCGGGGTCCGCGGTCCCGAGGTGGCGGCGTCGGCCGAGGAGCTCGGGGGGCCCGGGGCGGCCGGGGCCGTCGTCCTCGCGGCGGCCAGCGATCTCCAGCCCGGCGCACTCTGGACTCTGTGCTTGTGGACTTGGTCAGCGACAGCGATGAGGATATCCTGGAGGTCGTAACTGCGCGCGATGCCGAGGACCGGGTTGAGGTTCCGCCCCCGGAGCCCCCAGTGCGAGCCGCTCCCCCGGACGACAGCGACAGCGACAGTGACAGTGAAGCAGGGCCCCCGCGGGAACTGgtcaggcggcggcggcggctgctgctgGATCCTGGGGAGGCACCGGTGGTTCCAGTGTACTCCGGGAAG GTGAAAAGCAGCCTCCACCTCATCCCAGATCACCTATCCCTCCTGAAACTCTACCCCCCAGGGGCTGAAGAAG ACTGTGTGGTGCTAGCAAGTTCTCCAGAGGCCACAGAGACATCCCAACAGCTCCAGCTCCGGGTTCAGGGGAAGGAGAAACACCAGATGCTGGAGGTCTCGCTGTCTCGA gaCTCTCCTCTCAAGATCCTCATGTCCCACTATGAGAAGGCCATGGGACTGTCAGGACACAAGCTCTCCTTCTTCTTCGATGGGACAAAGCTTTCAGGCAGGGAGCTGCCGGCTGATCTGGGCATGGAATCTGGGGACCTCATTGAGGTCTGGGGCTGA